The following are from one region of the Veillonella nakazawae genome:
- a CDS encoding sigma-70 family RNA polymerase sigma factor codes for MLYTNEEPLVQRTCIKTASLQSEKLVTRKSVSEKVKSKKAQSEELSPAEKTSDEVLSKESKYKVPEELKLQTLICGHQVLTSLSDKSLVSVCQNPNMRIQTVGYQPWSVDELRHDAAQIEICRRYRPLILHYTNRTGNREFREDLESYLWAILLESIYSFDLKGAVPFPGFVKAGIRYGYMRYWKRERLRNHREIHIPDRITEDGEVTFGMDIFSSGENIADMIMTADEEQRLRARLVWALGRLSQDQQDLLRRVYGECKSLVSVSEELNCSRQAIQRRHERALRKLRRYLTTDFKKLRVH; via the coding sequence ATGTTATACACAAACGAAGAACCGTTAGTACAACGAACCTGTATTAAAACTGCAAGCTTACAATCGGAGAAATTAGTTACTAGAAAATCAGTATCTGAAAAAGTAAAATCTAAAAAAGCACAATCTGAGGAACTATCACCTGCGGAAAAAACGTCTGACGAAGTACTTTCTAAGGAATCAAAGTACAAGGTGCCAGAGGAGTTAAAATTACAGACCCTTATTTGTGGGCATCAGGTATTAACATCCTTATCGGATAAAAGCCTTGTGTCGGTTTGTCAAAATCCAAACATGCGGATTCAGACCGTTGGATATCAGCCGTGGTCTGTTGATGAGCTGCGCCATGATGCGGCACAAATAGAGATTTGTCGCAGGTATCGACCACTCATCTTGCACTATACGAATCGGACCGGGAACCGCGAGTTTAGGGAAGACCTAGAGAGCTATCTATGGGCCATACTCTTGGAATCGATTTATAGCTTTGATCTGAAAGGGGCTGTACCGTTCCCTGGCTTTGTGAAAGCTGGCATTAGATATGGTTATATGCGGTATTGGAAACGAGAACGGTTACGTAATCATCGTGAGATTCATATACCAGATCGCATCACCGAAGATGGAGAGGTCACGTTTGGTATGGATATCTTCTCGTCTGGAGAAAATATAGCGGACATGATCATGACTGCCGATGAAGAACAACGCTTACGAGCCCGTCTCGTATGGGCATTGGGTAGATTATCTCAAGACCAACAAGACCTTTTGCGCCGTGTATATGGGGAATGTAAAAGCCTCGTATCCGTTAGTGAAGAGCTGAACTGTAGCCGCCAAGCTATCCAAAGACGTCATGAACGAGCCCTTCGGAAGCTGCGCAGATACCTAACGACGGACTTTAAGAAATTGCGAGTACACTAG
- a CDS encoding DNA cytosine methyltransferase, whose amino-acid sequence MKLISLFSGCGGLDLGFERAGFEIPIANEYDKTIWDTFKANHPNTHLIEGDIRKVNKDDIEEYITDDVDGIIGGPPCQSWSEAGALRGIEDERGQLFYDYIRILKDFKPKFFLAENVSGMLAGRHAQAVENIIHLFNDAGYDVSVNLVNAKDYGVAQERKRVFFIGFRKDLKVNFKFPMGSTQNDEDKITLRDIIWDLKDSAVPALEKNNTNSAAINNNEYFIGAYSTIFMSRNRVKSWDEQAYTVQASGRQCQLHPQAPKMEKVDKNKYIFVKSHEDLYRRMTVREVARVQGFPDDFKFIYSKVDVGYKMIGNAVPVNLAYEIASAIKAVLV is encoded by the coding sequence ATGAAGCTTATAAGTCTTTTTAGTGGTTGTGGGGGGTTAGATTTGGGATTTGAGCGTGCTGGATTTGAAATTCCAATTGCTAATGAATATGATAAGACCATTTGGGATACCTTTAAAGCTAATCATCCTAATACACATCTTATTGAAGGTGATATTAGAAAGGTAAATAAAGATGATATAGAAGAATATATCACAGACGACGTTGATGGTATTATTGGGGGCCCTCCTTGTCAATCTTGGTCTGAGGCAGGTGCCTTAAGAGGTATAGAAGATGAAAGAGGACAATTATTTTATGATTATATTCGTATATTAAAAGATTTTAAGCCGAAATTTTTCTTAGCTGAAAATGTTAGTGGAATGCTTGCTGGTAGACATGCTCAGGCGGTAGAGAATATTATACATTTATTTAATGATGCAGGATATGATGTTAGTGTTAATTTAGTGAATGCTAAGGATTATGGTGTTGCACAAGAGCGAAAAAGAGTTTTCTTTATAGGCTTTAGAAAGGATCTTAAAGTTAATTTCAAATTCCCCATGGGTTCTACACAAAATGATGAGGATAAAATAACCTTAAGGGATATAATTTGGGATTTAAAAGATTCGGCAGTGCCAGCCCTTGAAAAGAATAATACGAATTCTGCAGCTATTAATAATAATGAATATTTTATTGGTGCATATTCTACTATATTTATGAGTAGAAATCGTGTTAAGAGTTGGGATGAACAAGCTTATACGGTACAGGCATCTGGTCGTCAGTGCCAACTTCATCCGCAAGCACCTAAAATGGAAAAAGTTGATAAGAATAAATATATTTTTGTGAAGTCTCATGAAGATTTATATAGAAGAATGACAGTTAGAGAAGTTGCACGTGTTCAAGGATTTCCTGACGATTTTAAATTTATTTATAGTAAAGTCGACGTGGGGTATAAAATGATTGGTAATGCAGTTCCAGTTAATTTGGCATACGAGATTGCTTCTGCTATAAAAGCTGTTTTAGTGTAA